A DNA window from Boseongicola sp. contains the following coding sequences:
- a CDS encoding sugar kinase has protein sequence MGKRRKGYDTVPRIICAGLIAADLVYDVAAYPAKGTKTRAKASQMISGGGALNAASAIASLGGDVSIVGTIGDDELGAFLHKLMVARQIDDQFLSKVSGASTSRSAILITPDGERTIINHRDPILAPMKFTFPDGFLFDAALVDTRWPEGAAQIANAARQKGKPVIVDAEAPVAKAEILLECASHVVFSEQGLNDYCGGSDTAALKLAFKRLGNWCAVTRGANSVLCYDGNSLTEIPTLPTKAKNTLGAGDVWHGAFTLALANQLSEPQAVQWANAAASLKVRRPIPDETLPTASEVAVLLDSGSIQSTESVS, from the coding sequence TTGGGTAAGCGCCGGAAAGGATACGACACTGTGCCAAGAATCATTTGCGCGGGCCTCATTGCAGCAGATTTGGTATACGATGTTGCGGCATATCCCGCAAAAGGCACGAAGACCCGGGCAAAGGCGTCCCAAATGATTTCGGGCGGTGGTGCCTTGAACGCAGCATCAGCAATCGCAAGCCTCGGCGGAGACGTAAGTATTGTCGGTACCATTGGCGATGATGAACTAGGGGCGTTCCTGCACAAACTCATGGTCGCTCGCCAGATTGATGACCAGTTTCTTTCCAAGGTTTCCGGCGCTTCAACGTCTCGGTCCGCTATTCTGATTACCCCTGATGGTGAAAGAACAATCATCAACCACCGGGATCCCATTTTGGCGCCAATGAAATTCACATTTCCAGACGGTTTTTTATTCGATGCTGCCCTTGTCGACACGCGGTGGCCCGAAGGGGCAGCCCAGATCGCAAATGCAGCCAGGCAAAAAGGCAAACCGGTTATCGTTGACGCCGAGGCGCCGGTCGCCAAGGCCGAAATTCTGCTCGAATGCGCCAGCCATGTCGTTTTCTCGGAGCAGGGTCTAAATGACTATTGCGGGGGAAGCGACACAGCGGCCCTGAAATTGGCCTTCAAGCGACTTGGAAATTGGTGCGCGGTCACCCGAGGAGCCAATTCCGTATTATGCTATGACGGGAATAGCTTAACTGAAATTCCGACCCTTCCGACCAAGGCAAAAAACACACTTGGGGCGGGTGATGTGTGGCACGGTGCCTTCACGTTGGCACTAGCAAACCAGCTTTCTGAACCCCAGGCAGTTCAATGGGCAAATGCCGCAGCGTCTTTGAAAGTGCGACGACCAATTCCCGATGAAACCCTCCCAACTGCCTCTGAAGTCGCGGTATTGTTAGACTCAGGATCAATTCAATCAACGGAATCTGTGTCGTGA
- a CDS encoding dihydrodipicolinate synthase family protein, translating into MRTETNIAQFGISAALLTPFHADGSLNLPLFSEHAKSTLKNGADGVALFGTTGEGASIAFGERSLAISALTVGGVSKQAITLGLCGSAIGDVVAQVQQGIDFGITKFLLMPPFFFKNLGNDGLFDWHERLFAAAHHQAKFIIYHIPQVTHVPISVDLVKRLQRSFPDRILAIKDSAGQWDNTSRLLECGEIPVLVGDERLLHRAAAMGGAGSICGMGNLYPGRMQKLFGTHVEDNALSAEVDLIVSVPVIPALKQAMLSKTGDASWRNVRAPLQVLEGDELAAIKAVFPERAVA; encoded by the coding sequence CTGCGGACGGAGACGAACATCGCACAATTTGGTATCTCAGCGGCATTACTGACGCCGTTTCACGCAGATGGCAGTTTGAACCTGCCGCTGTTTTCTGAACATGCAAAGTCAACGCTGAAAAATGGTGCTGACGGCGTTGCGCTATTCGGGACCACGGGCGAAGGCGCGTCCATTGCATTTGGAGAGCGTTCATTAGCGATTTCTGCCTTGACCGTCGGCGGTGTGTCGAAACAGGCCATCACCCTTGGTTTGTGTGGCTCTGCCATCGGAGATGTTGTTGCGCAAGTCCAACAGGGCATTGACTTTGGCATTACCAAGTTCCTGCTGATGCCGCCGTTTTTCTTCAAAAATCTGGGAAATGACGGGCTTTTTGATTGGCACGAGCGGTTGTTCGCGGCAGCGCATCATCAAGCTAAATTTATCATCTACCATATCCCGCAGGTGACGCATGTTCCGATTTCCGTCGATCTGGTCAAGCGCCTGCAAAGGTCATTTCCTGACCGCATTTTGGCGATCAAGGACAGTGCTGGGCAGTGGGACAATACAAGCAGGCTGTTGGAATGCGGCGAGATACCGGTGTTGGTTGGGGACGAACGTTTGTTACACAGGGCTGCTGCAATGGGTGGTGCGGGGTCCATATGCGGCATGGGGAACCTGTATCCGGGGCGCATGCAGAAATTGTTCGGCACGCACGTCGAGGATAATGCGCTGTCGGCCGAAGTGGATTTAATCGTTTCAGTTCCTGTCATTCCGGCATTGAAGCAGGCGATGCTATCAAAGACCGGAGACGCAAGTTGGAGAAATGTTCGTGCGCCATTGCAGGTTTTAGAGGGTGACGAACTGGCGGCGATCAAGGCGGTCTTTCCCGAAAGGGCCGTTGCCTAG
- a CDS encoding TRAP transporter large permease subunit produces MTLEFGLCLLTLFVMAGIGTPIAYAILLASFVYLTVSGAGVGIAGKVLMDGLYNSFILLAVPLFIVAANIMNAGTISDRLLRFCIGLVGRFKGGMGHVNVVASLIFSGMSGSAVADAAGIGKIIIEMMTKSGHYTRGYAAAITAASATIGPIIPPSIPMVLYALVSNTSIGFLFLGGIVPGLFMGFVLMAMNYFISHRRGFLTEDPVPLRELPALTVNAFPALLMPAILLYGIYGGVTTPTEAAAVAAFYALILAAVFYRALSIGAFYRILVESARSSAAVGLVIGGALILNFVVASENIPGMLANALVGIDVEPIVFLLAVNILILLLGCVLDATTIILVIIPLFLPSCRELGIDLVHFGVVAVVNCMIGLITPPYGILLFVINAVTRIPLGEIIREVIPFLAVLIAALLVLIFVPDLVLWLPRMFGYLG; encoded by the coding sequence ATGACCCTGGAATTCGGTCTTTGCCTTCTCACATTGTTTGTGATGGCTGGAATTGGCACGCCGATCGCCTATGCGATCCTGCTGGCCTCCTTCGTTTACCTTACAGTCAGCGGTGCCGGTGTCGGTATCGCCGGCAAAGTGTTGATGGATGGGCTTTACAATAGTTTCATCCTTCTTGCCGTGCCGTTGTTCATTGTCGCTGCAAACATCATGAACGCCGGAACCATTTCGGACCGGTTGCTGCGCTTTTGCATAGGCCTTGTCGGTCGCTTCAAAGGTGGAATGGGCCACGTCAATGTCGTTGCCTCGCTGATCTTTTCGGGCATGTCAGGCTCGGCCGTCGCTGATGCTGCGGGCATCGGCAAAATCATCATCGAGATGATGACAAAATCGGGCCACTACACTCGCGGATACGCCGCCGCCATCACTGCCGCATCGGCAACCATCGGCCCGATCATCCCGCCGTCGATACCCATGGTCCTCTACGCGCTGGTCTCAAACACTTCGATTGGATTTCTGTTTCTGGGCGGCATCGTGCCAGGGCTGTTCATGGGTTTCGTGCTGATGGCGATGAACTATTTCATATCGCACCGGCGCGGCTTCCTGACCGAAGATCCGGTGCCTTTACGCGAACTTCCCGCGCTTACGGTAAATGCCTTTCCTGCACTTCTGATGCCTGCGATTTTGCTCTACGGCATCTACGGTGGTGTCACAACGCCAACCGAGGCTGCCGCAGTTGCGGCGTTCTACGCACTTATCCTGGCGGCGGTGTTTTACCGCGCGCTCAGCATCGGCGCTTTCTATCGCATCCTTGTAGAAAGTGCCCGATCTTCGGCCGCAGTTGGCCTTGTTATTGGCGGCGCATTGATCCTGAACTTCGTCGTCGCTTCAGAGAATATACCCGGCATGCTGGCTAATGCCCTGGTCGGCATCGACGTCGAACCGATCGTGTTCCTGCTTGCTGTGAATATTCTGATACTGCTTCTCGGATGTGTGTTGGACGCCACCACGATCATCCTTGTGATCATTCCACTATTCCTGCCGTCGTGCCGCGAACTTGGAATTGACCTGGTGCATTTCGGCGTTGTGGCAGTTGTGAACTGCATGATCGGCCTTATCACGCCGCCCTACGGCATTTTGTTGTTCGTGATCAACGCTGTAACACGCATTCCGCTGGGTGAAATTATTCGCGAAGTCATCCCTTTCCTCGCGGTATTGATTGCTGCATTGCTGGTTCTGATCTTTGTGCCCGACCTCGTGCTTTGGCTGCCGCGCATGTTCGGCTATCTAGGCTGA
- a CDS encoding TRAP transporter small permease subunit has product MKSLRDWIIRGTEFVAAMMMAAMFATFILQVTVRYTARAEWIAEAIPFLDPNGYGWTLEFCLLMWVWIVFWGNSFIVRQRDHVIFDIVYTGVSPQVRKWFAIIAAVAICVGLLLSVGPTWEKFYILRLKKTPTLSTVFGDWVRVRHVYSIYFAFLIIVALRYAWRTRDIIRNGAEAELSQFDELINTSGEQAEDIKK; this is encoded by the coding sequence ATGAAATCGTTACGCGACTGGATCATCCGTGGAACAGAATTCGTGGCGGCCATGATGATGGCCGCCATGTTCGCCACTTTCATACTTCAGGTTACTGTTCGCTATACAGCGCGCGCCGAATGGATCGCAGAAGCGATCCCTTTCCTTGACCCAAACGGCTACGGCTGGACCTTGGAATTCTGCCTATTGATGTGGGTCTGGATCGTTTTCTGGGGAAATTCTTTCATCGTTCGCCAGCGCGATCATGTGATTTTTGATATCGTTTATACCGGCGTCAGCCCTCAGGTGCGAAAGTGGTTCGCAATCATTGCGGCAGTTGCCATCTGCGTCGGGCTATTATTGTCGGTTGGGCCAACTTGGGAAAAGTTTTACATCCTGCGTCTGAAAAAGACACCGACTTTATCGACTGTTTTCGGCGATTGGGTCCGGGTGCGTCACGTCTATTCAATCTACTTCGCATTCCTGATTATCGTAGCCCTGCGGTACGCTTGGCGAACGAGGGATATCATCCGAAACGGTGCCGAAGCCGAATTGAGCCAATTTGATGAGCTGATCAACACGTCTGGTGAGCAGGCCGAGGATATCAAGAAATGA
- a CDS encoding C4-dicarboxylate ABC transporter has protein sequence MITKFTRRVAVTSLAALSLTAGLSAPAFADGHAVKLRMSTPASATDQRSIALEEIFAPAVAEFATYEPHYNGSLIAQNSELEAIASGDLEMSITSAQELTQFFPEFSIFATGYVHQDAAHQVAVFNDALMDPFKQKVEDELGVKLLSVMYLGQRHVNLRQSKEELTVMTPADLAGVNLRMPGTDAWQFLGKALGANPTPMAFTEVYTALSTGSVDGQDNPLPTVVDAKFYEVTKQIILTSHLVDLNYVAFSKSVWDGLTAEQQATVQSAANAASESGRQIQLQKEAELGAFLTEQGLDIYEPDMAAFRSHVQSMYLNTDASADWPEGVLDKINSLGN, from the coding sequence ATGATCACTAAATTTACTCGCCGCGTCGCTGTCACGTCGCTGGCCGCGCTTAGCCTTACGGCCGGACTCAGCGCTCCTGCATTTGCCGATGGCCATGCAGTCAAACTGCGCATGTCGACGCCAGCTTCGGCGACCGACCAGCGTTCTATCGCTCTGGAAGAAATTTTTGCACCTGCAGTCGCCGAATTCGCGACATACGAGCCGCATTATAACGGCTCGCTGATCGCACAGAACTCCGAGCTTGAAGCAATTGCTTCTGGCGATTTGGAAATGTCGATCACCTCCGCACAGGAACTGACTCAGTTTTTCCCAGAGTTCTCGATTTTCGCGACTGGCTATGTTCATCAGGACGCAGCCCACCAGGTTGCCGTCTTCAACGACGCATTGATGGATCCGTTTAAGCAGAAAGTTGAAGATGAACTCGGCGTCAAACTTCTGAGCGTCATGTATCTTGGCCAACGCCATGTGAACCTGCGCCAGTCTAAAGAAGAACTGACAGTGATGACGCCTGCCGATCTGGCCGGTGTGAACTTGCGGATGCCTGGCACTGATGCTTGGCAGTTCTTGGGCAAAGCCCTTGGCGCCAACCCAACCCCGATGGCATTCACGGAAGTCTATACAGCGCTTTCGACCGGTTCGGTCGACGGACAGGACAACCCACTGCCAACAGTCGTTGACGCCAAATTCTATGAAGTAACCAAGCAGATCATCCTGACGTCGCATCTGGTTGACCTCAACTATGTGGCCTTTTCGAAATCTGTTTGGGACGGTCTAACTGCCGAACAGCAAGCCACTGTCCAATCTGCGGCTAACGCTGCTTCTGAAAGTGGTCGCCAAATCCAGCTCCAGAAAGAAGCCGAACTAGGGGCATTCTTGACCGAGCAAGGTCTGGATATCTATGAACCCGACATGGCGGCTTTCCGCAGCCACGTTCAGTCGATGTATTTGAACACGGACGCGTCGGCTGATTGGCCAGAGGGCGTTCTGGACAAAATTAATAGCCTCGGCAACTGA
- a CDS encoding FCD domain-containing protein, whose translation MGSSLNTVGASIYQRIKRDIIFGDLAPSKKLKLEGLRERYSASMSTLRETLNRLASEGFVVALDQRGFFVTDVSREDLIEIASLRVLLECHALRLSVANGDTDWEGNLVAAHHKLHLKEVKLLAGDTSGKEDWKRYDWEFHLALIEACGSKNLLSLHAVLYDKYLRYQMLVLQNRGQDAVDEHNDMLQAALNRDVDRVTETLQLHIERGLEHTLSAFN comes from the coding sequence ATGGGAAGTTCACTTAATACTGTTGGCGCCTCAATTTACCAACGCATCAAGCGTGACATCATATTTGGGGATTTGGCACCTTCCAAAAAACTTAAGCTGGAAGGGCTGCGAGAGCGCTATTCGGCCAGCATGTCGACGTTGCGCGAGACGTTGAACCGGTTGGCAAGCGAAGGATTCGTCGTTGCGCTGGATCAACGCGGATTTTTCGTCACCGACGTTTCCCGCGAAGATCTGATCGAGATTGCCAGCCTGAGAGTGCTTCTCGAATGCCATGCGTTGCGGCTGTCTGTTGCGAACGGCGATACGGATTGGGAGGGCAATCTTGTTGCGGCGCACCACAAATTGCACCTGAAAGAAGTAAAGCTGCTGGCCGGGGACACGAGCGGCAAGGAAGACTGGAAGCGATATGATTGGGAATTCCATCTGGCTCTGATCGAGGCATGCGGGTCAAAAAACCTGCTTTCGTTACACGCAGTGCTTTATGACAAATACCTGCGATACCAGATGCTGGTCTTACAAAACCGGGGCCAGGACGCAGTCGACGAACACAATGACATGCTTCAGGCTGCCTTAAATCGAGATGTTGATCGGGTAACCGAAACTTTGCAGTTGCACATCGAACGAGGCCTCGAACACACGCTTTCAGCTTTTAATTGA
- a CDS encoding TIM barrel protein produces the protein MKTSIATVSISGDFPEKLRAISDANFDGIEIFEQDFIAYDQSPREVGNMVRDHGLEVMLFQPFRDFECLPEPDRSRAFDRAERKFDVMEELGTDLMLICSTVHPKALGGIDRTAADLCELGERAARRDLRVGYEALAWGTHINDHRDAWEAVRRADHDNIGIIVDSFHTLGRKLSPESIRSIPGNKIFFVQLADAPLIEMDLLYWSRHLRNMPGEGDLDIAAFMRAVVATGYSGPISLEIFNDQFRGGDARAIAKDGHRSLMALMNDVVLGEPAPTLNVPTMPKRAAVYGVEFVEFATSIEEAGHLGSFLTTLGFQQTGQHINKAVSLWSQGDIRIVLNTERRGFARTSFRARGTSVCDIGLRVDDAPATITRAQALGVEPFAQSTGENELDLPAIQAIGGDVMHFVDEPSGLSRVWDVEFKRVPTDQSTGVNLTRIDHIAQSTNYSDMLTWSLFYTSLFDLQKKQVVDVIDPGGIVRSQVIESPDAGAGLRVTLNGVETDRTVAGQFIADKSGSAVQHIAFETADIFETASKLSLFGFESLPMTPNYYDDIAARFCLSAAERSRIEKFNILYDEEDGRRFYQLYSQPHSSGFFVEIVERGQGYTGYGAMNAPFRTAALRRHLSKENMSHQ, from the coding sequence ATGAAGACCTCGATTGCGACTGTGTCCATCTCAGGTGATTTTCCCGAGAAGCTCCGCGCAATTTCGGATGCTAATTTCGATGGCATCGAAATTTTTGAGCAGGACTTCATCGCCTATGACCAGTCCCCGCGTGAAGTGGGGAACATGGTTCGAGATCACGGCCTGGAAGTCATGTTATTTCAACCGTTTCGCGACTTTGAGTGCCTTCCTGAGCCGGATCGTAGCCGCGCCTTTGATCGGGCCGAGCGCAAGTTCGATGTGATGGAGGAACTTGGAACCGACCTGATGTTGATTTGTTCCACCGTGCATCCGAAAGCCTTGGGCGGCATCGATCGAACCGCAGCGGACTTGTGCGAGTTGGGGGAACGCGCGGCACGGCGCGACCTTCGTGTTGGGTATGAGGCATTGGCTTGGGGCACCCATATTAACGATCACCGCGACGCTTGGGAGGCTGTGCGCAGGGCTGATCATGACAACATTGGCATTATCGTCGACAGCTTTCACACATTGGGTCGCAAACTTTCGCCAGAAAGCATCCGGTCAATTCCGGGTAACAAGATTTTCTTCGTTCAATTGGCCGATGCGCCGCTGATCGAAATGGATCTGCTTTACTGGTCGCGCCATCTTCGAAATATGCCCGGTGAAGGTGATTTGGACATTGCGGCGTTCATGCGAGCCGTGGTGGCAACGGGTTATTCCGGGCCGATCTCGCTGGAAATATTCAACGATCAGTTTCGGGGCGGCGATGCGCGAGCAATTGCAAAGGACGGTCACCGTTCGCTGATGGCGCTGATGAACGACGTTGTGCTGGGTGAACCTGCGCCCACATTGAATGTGCCGACAATGCCCAAGCGCGCGGCGGTCTATGGTGTGGAGTTTGTCGAATTCGCGACCAGCATCGAAGAAGCTGGGCATTTAGGATCGTTTTTGACCACGCTCGGATTTCAACAAACCGGCCAACACATCAACAAAGCCGTGTCCTTGTGGAGTCAGGGCGACATTAGGATCGTTCTCAATACCGAACGTCGCGGTTTCGCGCGCACATCCTTTAGAGCGCGCGGAACTTCGGTTTGCGATATTGGGCTGAGGGTCGATGATGCACCGGCAACGATTACGCGCGCGCAAGCATTGGGCGTCGAACCCTTTGCACAATCCACCGGTGAGAACGAATTGGACCTGCCTGCCATCCAAGCTATTGGCGGCGATGTCATGCATTTCGTTGACGAACCATCCGGGCTGTCGCGGGTTTGGGATGTTGAATTTAAGCGTGTGCCTACGGATCAATCGACTGGAGTAAATCTGACGCGTATCGACCATATCGCACAAAGCACGAACTATTCAGACATGCTGACATGGTCGCTGTTTTATACGTCTTTGTTCGATCTTCAGAAGAAACAGGTTGTAGACGTGATCGATCCGGGTGGAATTGTTCGCAGCCAAGTTATCGAGTCGCCGGATGCTGGTGCTGGTCTGCGAGTGACGCTTAATGGAGTCGAGACAGACCGTACCGTGGCCGGGCAGTTCATAGCGGACAAATCCGGTTCTGCGGTTCAGCACATTGCTTTTGAAACTGCGGACATTTTCGAAACGGCATCAAAACTTTCCTTGTTTGGCTTTGAAAGCCTGCCCATGACGCCGAATTATTACGACGATATTGCCGCCCGCTTTTGTCTAAGCGCCGCCGAGCGTTCCAGGATCGAAAAGTTCAACATCCTTTATGACGAGGAAGACGGTCGCCGGTTTTATCAACTTTATAGCCAGCCCCATTCAAGCGGGTTTTTTGTGGAAATCGTTGAGCGTGGACAAGGATATACCGGATATGGCGCCATGAACGCACCATTCAGGACCGCGGCGCTGCGCCGACATCTATCGAAAGAGAACATGTCTCACCAATGA
- a CDS encoding gfo/Idh/MocA family oxidoreductase, which yields MKRIAVVGAGLIGQKHIEIVRANAVLDAIIDPTVEARELASKSDTKWFKTVDDYLKFNHPDGAIIATPNQLHHRHGAAFITAGIPTLIEKPLADCSDSALKIVELSRESNVAVLVGHHRRHSPFVKAAKTAIESGNIGRLVTVNAQFWLLKPDEYFNVVWRKQAGAGPTFINLIHDIDLLRHFCGDITAVQASESHSVRGYEVEDTSAVILEFDTGVLGTVSISDTVVAPWSWELTAGENPAYPKTEMSCYMLGGTKGSLSVPDLSLWQHPGKQSWWSPIEVTKPSVKSADPVKEQFLHFLDVIENNVQPLVSAEEGFRNLQVLDAIKKAARHGRKQRICDKPF from the coding sequence ATGAAGCGAATTGCTGTAGTGGGTGCCGGCCTCATTGGCCAGAAGCACATCGAAATCGTAAGGGCCAACGCGGTGCTGGACGCGATCATCGACCCGACTGTCGAAGCCAGAGAGCTTGCTTCTAAGTCGGATACTAAATGGTTCAAAACTGTCGACGACTATCTGAAATTCAATCATCCCGACGGCGCAATAATTGCCACCCCGAACCAATTACATCACAGGCATGGCGCTGCCTTTATTACTGCGGGTATCCCGACACTTATTGAAAAGCCACTGGCTGATTGCTCGGATTCCGCTCTTAAGATTGTGGAGCTGTCACGCGAATCCAATGTGGCGGTGCTGGTCGGCCACCACAGGCGGCACAGTCCATTTGTAAAGGCTGCCAAAACTGCCATCGAGTCCGGCAACATAGGACGTTTGGTAACCGTCAACGCACAGTTTTGGCTGTTGAAGCCCGATGAGTATTTTAACGTCGTGTGGCGCAAGCAAGCTGGGGCAGGACCAACGTTCATCAACCTGATCCACGACATTGATCTGCTCCGTCACTTCTGTGGCGACATAACGGCGGTGCAAGCATCAGAAAGCCATTCTGTACGCGGATACGAAGTAGAAGACACCAGCGCGGTGATATTGGAATTTGATACAGGTGTCCTTGGAACAGTCTCAATCTCTGACACTGTTGTTGCTCCCTGGAGCTGGGAGCTTACGGCGGGGGAAAACCCAGCATATCCAAAAACAGAAATGTCTTGTTACATGTTGGGAGGCACCAAAGGGTCACTTTCTGTCCCAGACCTCAGCCTGTGGCAGCATCCCGGAAAACAAAGTTGGTGGTCTCCAATCGAAGTGACAAAGCCGTCAGTCAAATCTGCAGATCCGGTCAAAGAGCAATTCTTGCACTTTCTCGATGTCATAGAAAACAACGTCCAGCCCTTAGTTTCCGCCGAGGAGGGTTTTAGAAACCTCCAAGTCTTAGACGCAATAAAGAAGGCAGCTAGGCATGGCCGAAAACAAAGGATTTGCGACAAGCCTTTTTAG